GTGGTGGATCTTGGAGAAGGTCACCGCTTGGCGTTCAAAGTTGAAAGCCACAACCACCCTTCAGCTGTTGAGCCTTTTCAGGGAGCTGCCACGGGTGTTGGTGGCATCCTGCGTGACATTTTCACGATGGGCGCTAGGCCGATTGCGTTGCTGAATGCCTTGCGTTTTGGACCACTGGACGAACCAGCGACCCGTGGATTGGTGGAAGGGGTTGTGGCTGGCATTGCTCACTACGGCAATTGCGTAGGCGTGCCCACCGTGGGTGGAGAGGTTGCCTTTGATCCGTCGTATCAAGGCAACCCCTTGGTGAACGCCATGGCCCTGGGCCTGATGGAAACGGATGACATCGTTCGTTCGGGAGCCGCTGGGGTCGGTAATCCAGTGGTGTACGTCGGGAGCACCACGGGCAGAGATGGCATGGGAGGTGCCAGTTTTGCGAGCGCTGAGCTCAGCGCGGATTCACTCGATGATCGCCCTGCTGTGCAGGTTGGAGATCCCTTTCTCGAGAAGGGCTTGATTGAGGCTTGTCTGGAAGCCTTTCAAAGCGGTGATGTTGTAGCTGCTCAGGATATGGGTGCTGCGGGTCTTACCTGTAGTTGTTCGGAGATGGCCGCTAAGGGAGATGTCGGTGTCGAGTTGGACCTCGATCGGGTGCCCGCAAGAGAAAAAGGCATGACCGCCTACGAATTCCTGCTTTCGGAATCGCAAGAGCGCATGTTGTTTGTGGTCCGTTCAGGTCGGGAGGAGCAGCTGATGAAGCGTTTCCGGCGTTGGGGGCTTCAGGCAGCGGTCGTCGGTCGGGTTTTGGAAGAGCCGGTGGTGAGGGTGTTGCAACACGGTGCTGTCGCGGCAGAAGTTCCGGCCCGGGCTTTGGCTGAAGACACACCGATCAACAAGCACGAGCTGCTTTCCGAGCCTCCAGATGACATCCAGACTCACTGGACCTGGCGTGAATCAGATCTTCCTAGTCCTGCCATCGATCGCGATTGGAATGCGGATCTGCTGCGTTTGCTGGATGACCCCACGATTGCCAGCAAGCGCTGGATTTATCGCCAATACGACCAGCAGGTGCTGGCCAATACGGTGATTCGAGCCGGTGGTGCGGATGCTGCTGTGGTTCGTCTCCGTCCTCAACAGGGTGATGCATCGTTGCAAACGTCTCAGCGTGGCGTTGCGGCCACGCTGGATTGTCCCAATCGCTGGGTGGCGCTCGACCCAGAGCGGGGAGCGATCGCAGCGGTGGCTGAGGCTGCCCGCAATCTCAGTTGTGTTGGAGCCCAGCCGATCGCTGTGACCGACAACCTGAATTTCCCATCTCCGGAAACCCCCAAGGGGTATTGGCAATTGGCGATGGCATGCCGCGGCCTATCCCAGGCCTGTCGCGCCTTGGGCACCCCTGTCACCGGTGGCAATGTCTCTCTCTACAACGAAACAAGGGGGGACGATGGCAGTCTTCAGCCCATTCACCCCACGCCTGTTGTGGGCATGGTGGGACTGGTGGAAGATCTCAACCGCACCGGAGGTTTGGCTTGGCGTCAACCTGGCGATCTTGTGGTGCTGCTTGGTGTCTCCACAGATGAGGAGGGGAATGAAAGTGTTGGCTTGGCGGGCAGTAGCTACCAGGGAGTTGTTCACGGGTTGCTCACTGGTCGTCCCCCGAGCGTGGATCTGGAATTGGAGATTCAAGTTCAAGCTTTGGTTCGTCAGGCGTTTGCCCAGGGAGTGTTGGCTTCAGCCCACGACAGCAGTGATGGTGGGTTGGCTGTAGCGCTTGCGGAAAGTGCCCTGGCCTCTGGCCTTGGGGTTGACCTGAACCTGCCCCATCGGTCTGCTCGGTTGGATCGTGTTTTGTTTGCTGAAGGCGGTGCACGCATTGTCGTTACGGTTCGCGCAGAACAGCACAGTGCCTGGCACGCTTTGCTGATCTCGCAAGAGCATCAACGCGTTCCTGTGACAGAGATTGGAACCGTTGCCGACCATGGTTGTTTCCGATTGGCGGTGGGGAACCATCCAGTGATTGATCTTGCCGTTGAGACCCTGCGAGAGCAATACGAACAAGCGGTTCCCCGTCGCCTCGGAGCGGTTTGATGCAGAATCTTGAGACCCATCCGAAGTCGAGGCGGCCGGTGCATCAGCTCGAAATAGAGCGTCCCGATCGCATGGAAGAAGCCTGCGGCGTTTTCGCTGTTCAGGCCCTGGAACAGCCGGTGGCGAACCTGGTGTATTTCGGTCTTTATGCCCTGCAGCATCGGGGTCAGGAATCCGCTGGTATTGCTGTTTTCAACGAAGGAAAGGTCAGGCTCCATAAGGACATGGGCTTGGTGAGCCAGGTGTTTGATCAGGACGTGCTCGAGCGCATGCCTGGTGGTTTAGCCGTGGGACATAACCGTTATTCCACCACCGGGAGTAGCAAGGTTTGCAATGCCCAGCCCGTGGTCCTGATGACCCGTCTCGGCCCCTTTGCGCTGGCTCATAACGGCAATCTTGTGAATGCATCAGAGCTGCGAGCTCAGGTGGATGACGGTGAGGTGGAGTTCACATCCACCACGGATTCGGAGTTGATCGCTTACGCGGTGCAGCAGGCCGTGGATGGGGGCTTGGATTGGACAGAGGGGATTAAAGCGGCCGCATCCCAATGCCAGGGGGCTTTCAGTTTGGTGATTGGCACCTCCGATGCTCTGTACGGCTTGCGTGATGGTTATGGGATCCGCCCGCTGGTGTATGGCTACCTCGGGGATCAAGATCTTGGGCACTGGGTTCTCAGTAGTGAAACCTGTGGGCTCGACATCATTGGTTCTCCGTTCGTTGCTGATGTTGAACCTGGAGAATTAGTGGTGTTTCGTTGCGGGGATCCCACACCAGAACGTCATCGCTGGATTGAACCCACCACACGCATGTGCGTGTTTGAAATGATCTATTTCGCTCGCCCTGACAGTCGTTTCTTTGGTGAATCGCTCTACAGCTATCGACAGCGCATCGGCCAGATCCTGGCCCGTGAATCCGCTGTTGAGGCGGATCTCGTGATTGGTGTTCCTGATTCCGGAATTCCAGCTGCGATTGGTTATTCCCAGACCAGTGGCATTCCCTATGCCGATGGACTGATCAAAAACCGCTACGTCGGCCGAACCTTCATCCAGCCGACCCAGGCGATGCGTGAGGCCGGGATTCGTGTGAAGCTCAATCCACTCCCGGATGTTTTAACCGGCAAAAGGGTCCTGGTGATTGATGACTCGATCGTTCGTGGAACCACCAGTCAAAAATTGGTTCAGGCTCTCCGTGATGCCGGCGCCATTGAGGTGCACATGCGCATTAGTTCTCCACCGGTCACCCATCCTTGTTTCTACGGAATCGACACCGATACACAGGATCAATTGATCGCTGCTCGACTCACGCTGCAAGAGATTGAGGAGCATCTCAAGGTGGATTCGCTGGCTTATCTCAGCAAGGAAGGCATGGTGGAAGCTGCACATGCTCAGTCGGAACATTTCTGTACAGCTTGTTTCGATGGGAACTATCCGGTTCCCATGGACGCCTCGATCAAGGCGAGCAAATTAATGCTTGAACCAGCAGGGGTGGCGGCAACGAATCTCTGATCAGCTGATTAAGGGCACCAATCGCAGGATTGATTCGTTGTCTTTGAGCGTGAGTTGATCCTGCTCATTCACGTTCAGTCGTCCGTGACGTCCGTTTGATGTCACCACACCAATGAGTGAATCTGCGAGGCAAGCTGCAGCAATCCGTTCGCTTCCAGGGGTGGATTCTGAATTCAGCTCCCAGCCGATCTCTCCGAGATCGCCTCGTTTGCAGGACCGGATGCTCGTGAGTTCCAACCAGTGCAGACGGCCTGTTTGGCTCGCGAGCAGGATGGTTGTTGGCCCTTCCGCGTGGCCTGCGATTGCGGTGACCAGCTGTTCGCCAGGGAGCAGACGCATGGTGATGGGGCCTTGGGCCAACTTGCCCATCACAGGCAGATTGGTTTCCCCTGCTTGTAAACGCAGAATTCTGCCGATATCGCTGATGACGGCCACATCAGCTCCGTCTTGACAGATCAAGGCAGCTTTCAGACTCACTCCTTCTTTTAGTTTTAAAACGGTGGCTGCTCGCCCTGACAATTCCTGGATGTCTTTTAGTGGTAGCCGCTTGAACCGTCCATCACTGGTCAACAGTCCAAGGGATTTCGTTTCATTGGTGGCCAGATCCTCTGGATTGGGCAAAGGCAGTAGGGACACCACCTCATCGCCTTCAAGGGCTGTGGGTAGGAATCGCTCCAGGGTTCCTTGCTGCTGTCCTGCAAATTCCCAGCGCACAAGTGCTACACGACCGCTCACTGTCACAGCCAAGAGACGTGGTGGCGGCTGGATGGGCAGGCTGATAATGGCTGGAGATGGTTCATCACCCATGGGCACTGGATCGTTGAGATGCAGGCGTCCCAGCAGCTGAGGACTGACGATTTTCACTTGACCATCGTCTTGAATCAGCAGTCTTGAATCGCTAGGGAGGGCATCCAGGGCCTGGCGTCTCTGTAGTTCGGCATTGGGCCTTTGACTGGCGGCCCGCTCAGCAAGCAAGTGGTCGCCACCCTCGACCAGCCTGGTGCGTCTTGGCGTTGCAAAACGTTTTTTGAGTTGGCGAAGTTCCTGGATCAGGGCATCCAGCAATTGGTCGCGGTTTTCCAGCAGCAGGGTGAGTCGCTGTCTTTCTTTCCGAAGATCGTCTGCCTCCTTACGCAGGCTTTCCTGTTCCAGACCTGTGAGCCTGCGTAGTGGCATGGCCAGCACAGCATCTGCCTGCCGTTCGCTTAGATCGAAATGCACCATCAAGCTGGCCCTTGCCTTGGCCGCATCTCTGGCCTCCTGGATCATGGCAATCACCTGTTGCAGTGATGCGAGGGCGGTGGTCAGGCCCTCCACCACTTCAAGCCGATCTTCCGTTTTGCGCAGCGCATAGTTGGTACGCCGAATGATCGTGAGCTCTCTGTAATCCAGGAAGGTTTGGAGGAGCTGCCGCAGCGTGAGTTGCTGGGGTCTGCCATCGACCAGGGCCAGCAGGATCGCGCCGAAGTTGCTTTGGAGTGACGTGCGCCGTTGCAAGTCAGTCAGCACTGTTTCTGGATCGGCATCACGGCGGAGCTCCACCACCACGCGCATCCCTTCACGGTCGCTTTCATCACGGATATCGGCAATGCCACCAATTTTTCCGTCGTTGACATGTTCAGCCAGTTTTTCGATCCAGCCGGCCTTACTGAGTTGGTAAGGGAGCTCGGTCACGATCACAGCGTTCCGCCGATGCTTTCCTTTGCCGGGATGCACTTCCTCAATATGGGCTACGCCACGCATGGGAATGCTGCCTCGGCCTCTTAAATACGTTTCGCGGACGCCGCTGCCAAGAAGCACCTCTCCACCCGTAGGGAAATCGGGACCAGGGATCAGTTTTAGGACTTCGTCTTCGCTTAGATCGGGGTTTTGAACGAGTGCAATCAGTCCATCCACCACCTCGCCGAGGTTGTGGGGAGGGATGCTGGTGGCCATGCCAACAGCGATGCCCGAGCAGCCATTCAGAAGTAAAAACGGAAGCTGGGCGGGAAGAACGGTGGGCTCCTGTTGGGACCCATCGAAGTTGGAGGCAAAATCGACGGTGTCGTCGCCGATTTCATCCAGTAATCCCTCATGGGAGATCCGTGCTAGCCGCGTTTCGGTGTATCGCATGGCTGCTGGTGGATCGTCATCCACCGAGCCAAAGTTGCCGTGACCATCCAGTAACGGGTGACGGCTGGAAAAGGTTTGGACCAACCGCACCAGGGCGTCATAAACCGCTTGATCACCATGTGGGTGGTACTTACCAAGCACGTCCCCGACTACACGGGCACATTTCCGATAAGGACGATCTGGGGTGAGCCCCAGTTCGTGCATCGCAAATAAAATTCTGCGTTGGACGGGTTTCAGTCCATCACGCACATCCGGGAGCGCTCTGCCCACGATCACGCTCATCGCGTATTCGAGGTATGAGCGCTGCATCTCGTGGTGCAGGGCGATCGATTGAACGCGCTCCTCGGCCATCCTGCAGGGAAATAAGAAGGCAGTCGAGTGTCAGCCTACAGATCTTCTTCTGCTTGACCAGAGTTTTGGTTAGATAGCGCTTTTTGGATCTGCATTTGCCTCGGCACGCTCGACGGCGTTTTGAAGGCTGGGATTGTTCAACAGTTCAGCTGTAGCTCTGCGTAATTTCACGCCCCATAGTTGTTTTTTTTGATGGCCAGGCAGAACGTAATTCGGAGATTCGGCAAGAGCTTTTTGAGCAAGCTTCAAGGATTCCTGATCTCCAGGATTCACTTTGTTCAACGCCGCAGCTAGGGCCAACATCGGCTCTGGGTTGGCATTGATCGTTAAAACGGAACGCCAGCGACGAATGGCTTCTTTGGTGTTTCCCATTTCAAACAACACCAGGCTTTGATTGTTTAAGGCTTCCCAGAAACTGGGCTTAATCGCCGTTGCGCGCTCAAAAGCCTTGAGGGCTTGCTTTTGGTTGGACTGCATCACCCTGGCGTTGCCAAGGTCGAAATAGGCCGTGGCGTTTTTGGGATCGAGTTTGAGACCTCGATCCAACAGGGGGATGGCGTCGTCTGGACGGTTGTCTCGCAGCGCTAAGGATGCTTCTGCGAACCAAAGTCCTGCGTTGGTTGGGTTGAGTGATTTCGCACGGGCCAGGGATCCCGCTGCGTCATCGAGTTGTTCGCTCCGTAGTTGCGCTTCAGCCAACACGGACCAGAGCCGTTCATCGTTCGGTTGTAGACGCACGGCTAGAGCGGCTAAGCGGGCAGCTTCTTTGGGTTGTCCAAGCCTTAGCAATTGCGCTGCAGTGCGACCGATGCCGATCCCAGCCCCTTCTAATTCTTGTGGGCTGGGTGTAAAGACATAGGGGATGAGGGCTTTGGCGGGTTCAGCGCTGCACAGACCAATCGCGCTCATCAGGGTCGCTGACACCCAAACTTTGGTGAACGATTGGCTTGAACGCCGATGGGATCCCATCACCGAATCTCAGATGTAGACACAGTAGGTGGATCTACTGACTTTGCTGAGGCGGCATTGCGGCGCCACATCCAAGGTTTGATGCGTCTGAGTGCGGATCCGCGCAACTTTTGATCCCAGGTCGACGGATCCCATTGCTCAACCTGCGCAGCGCTTAGATCCAAAATCCAGGGACGGGGCTGGACCTCTGGATCTTGACTCGATGGGAGCTCCGTTTGATTGAACGGACAGACGTCCTGGCAAATATCACAGCCTGCGACCCATGGACCCATCCCAGCCTTAATCAAGTCTGGAAGCTGCTGATCTCGGTTTTCAATTGTGTGATAGGCGATGCATCGCCGTGAATCAACCACAAATGGCTCCCGTATGGCCTCGGTGGGACAGGCGTCCATGCATGCTCGACAACGGCCGCAGCGAGGTTGGGCCGGCTGATCCGCTACTAAATCTTCTGTGCTGAGCAAGTGGCCGATCACCATCCAAGACCCCCGTTGCGGATGAATCACGTTGCTGTGTTTGCCAATCCATCCCAAGCCTGCCTCTTCCGCCCATGCCTTATCGAGCAGGGGTTCGGCATCCACGCAAACCCGCCAGCGCGAGTCGGGTCTTTGTGTTTCAAGCCAGCGACCAACGCGGCGCAGTCTTTGGTTGACCACGCGGTGGTAGTCACGGCCCCATGCATAGCGAGCGATGGCAAGGCTGTTCGGTTGGCGCGAGTCGGAGACGTAGTAATTCAGCCCGACGGCAAGCAAGCTTCGAGCTCCATCAAGAAGTGTTTTCGCATCGAGCCTTCGCGGAGCAGCCATCCAGCCCATCTCCGCTTGAAAACCAGCGTCAAGCCAGCGTTGTAAAGCTGCTGTCCGCATCTGCAACCTTGAACTTCCCGGTAGACAGGCGATCCCAACAGGATCGAATCCTTCCAGGCGGGCACGTTCCTTGAGTGCCGCACTGAGTTGGGGTTGTCCAGAGAAGGACGTCACGGAAATGACCCGTAAAGTTAATCACCTTTAAGCATCGTGACGTGTCCGCATCCCCATCGGGTTCTCAATCCTTACGACTGTCTTTTGTTCTGAGGTGGTTGGGCATCACCTTGGTTGTGCTGCTTGCATTGCAGATGGCTGTGCTGCTGAGTGCAGCCGATTGGGCCGATGGAGTCTTTAAGCAACTCTTAATTGAGCGCTTAGTCAATCAAGCCCCGATGGGGCTGATCGGGCTTTTGCTCATGCTTTTGGGTTCGCGCCTTGACCAACCGGAGTCAGCAAGACCTCCAATTCGTTGGTTTGTTTGCGTGATTTCTGCGCTGTTGGCGATTTTGATGATTGTTGTTGTTCCTGTCTCAATCTCAGGTAATCAGAATCTCTCAGGTGAATCGGATCAAACGCTTGAGCAGCAAAAGGGTCAGTTGGAGATGGCTCGTCAGCAATCGGCTAACCCCGAAAATGTGAAAATGCTGGGTAGTCAGCTCACACAGGCAGGACAGTTGCCTGCTGATGCCAGTGAGGAAGACCAGGTCAAAGCTGCTCAGGCTTTTATCGATAAGCAGCTGGCGCAGATGGAACAGCAGATCCAGCAGGGGGAACGACAGCGAAATCTTGCTGTGAATCAGCGTCGCTTTGGCGGGACCGTGAGTGCGGTGATTCTTGCCGTTGCTTTCGTGCTCTTGGCTCTGGCGGCCGTGATCTAATCGATCTGCTGGTTAGGTTGGTGAGATCACGTCAGCCTTAAGCCACAGGCGTTCCTTGGTGCAGTCCAATACAAGACCTGACCTGCCGCTTAGCGCCAGGCTTCGGCAAGATCTGAAAAACGATTTAATCGCTGGGTTGTTGGTGGTCATTCCGCTAGCAACCACGATTTGGTTGGGAACCACGGTCAGTCGTTTCGTGCTGGCTTTTCTCACTTCGATTCCGAAGCAGTTCAATCCGTTCATCACCCTCAACCCTCTTCTCCAGGATTTGATCAACCTGGCGCTGGGATTAACGGTTCCGCTCTTTGCGATTTTGCTGATCGGCCTGATGGCCAGGAACATCGTCGGTCGCTGGTTGCTGGAGTTCGGCGAAGAAACCCTCCAACGCATTCCTCTTGCTGGCTCGGTTTACAAAACCCTGAAACAGCTGCTTGCCACGTTTCTGAGAGATAACTCTCAGCGTTTTCGGCGTGTGGTTTTAGTGGAATATCCCCGTGAAGGTCTGTACAGCGTGGGCTTTGTGACCGGTGTGGTGGGTCCTTCCCTCCAAGCTGAGCTCACTGAGCCCCTTCTCAGTGTGTTTATTCCCACAGCACCAAATCCCACAACGGGCTGGTACACCTTGGTTCCCGAAACATCTGTCAAAGATCTGGACATTTCAGTGGAAGATGCATTCCGAACGATCATTTCCGCTGGCATTGTGAATCCTGATGAGCGTGAAGCTCCTGTGAATCGAAGTTTTTCCAGCCTGATCTCTCAGCTGAGGGGTTCTGTGTCACCGTCGTCCACCACCACCACTGGAGCCTGAACTCGACTCGGCCGTATGTCCATGCAGTCCCGATCCCTATCCCGTGAACTAGCGCTGCTGGTTCTCGGTCAATGCCCTGAACGGGTGGATGATCTCCCCGATTTTCCCCTGGACACGTTGCTTCAAAAAGCTCTCGATAGTTTGATGCAGCATTGGACAGAAGTTCTGGACTGCTGTGCTGGAGATCTGGAAAAAGCTCAACAACACTTGCTTGAGAGTGAACTTAAGGATGGCCCTTCCTCCGATCAGGCGTCAGTTCGTGAGTCGTTGCAGTCTTCTCTCACTGGGGCAGAACAAGTTCTGAATGGTCTTTCGGCCAGTCTTGAGTTACCCCGTTTATTGGCCTTATCCAATCAAGATCAGGTGCGTCGCGAGGCCATGCAACGCGTGACGTTTGTGCTGAAAAAACGCAAAGCCATTGATCAGATGCTCGATGGTGTGATGGAGGGCTGGCGCCTCACCCGGTTACCACGCATCGATCGCGATATTTTGCGCTTGGCCGTGATTGATCTTTCGGAACTCCAGACACCTGCGCCCGTGGCTTGCAACGAAGCTGTTGAATTAGCCCACCGCTTTAGTGACGAGCAAGGACGAAAGATGATTAACGGTGTGCTCCGTCGTCTGCAGAACGCTCCCTCACTGGTGTTGTCCTGAAATCATGGTGTACGACTGGTTTAATCGCGGATCCGTTCCTCCTGAAACCCCAGCTGATCCTCCAGTGGATCCAGAGGTCCAACCCGATCAGTCTTCTGCGCCGCAACCATCTGCGCCTGAACCTTCTGAAACCCAACCAGCAGAGGTGCAACCCTCGGAACCCCAATCGTCTGAGTCGGAGGACGATTCTCTTGAGTGGGCACGCCAGGCTTATGCACGTTTAAAAGCTCAGAAAGCTCAGGCTGCTGAGGCTGCCAAGACGGTTCAGGATGATTCCACATCTGAGCAGAACGTGGTTGTTCCTCCGGTGATGGAGCCTCCAGCAGTGGTGCCAGCTGCCGTTGTCCCTTCTGTTGTTTCTCCGTCAGAAGGACCTCCTGCACTCGAAGCTCCCTCAGTCGAGCCTGCAGAACCGGCGCCTGTTGTGGAGCCTCCTGCTTCTCCAGCCACAACTCCTTCGCCTCCTGCACCGGCGCTGTCTTTTCTTGAACAGGCCGCTGCCCAGCGTGACCAGCGTCAGCAGGAGCTCGAGCAACCTGCTGAGCCAGAGCCTGTTCCCGTTGTTCCAGCCACAGCACAAGACGCTCCCAAGATTGAGGAGGATGAACCCCGCCTCGGTGACTTTGACGATGCCTTCACCTGGTCGGCTGAAGTCTTAGCGGCCCAAGGGCGGAGCGCCGAGCAGGTCACCCTCGAGGAGATCGATTGGTTAGGGCGACTTCGCCAAGGCCTGGAGAAAACCCGCCAAGGGTTCGTGACCGGTCTGCTGGAGAACCTGGGCGACGATCCGTTGACGCCAGAGGTGCTCGATGACCTCGAATCACTTTTGTTGAGAGCTGATGCGGGCGTTCAGGCCACGGATCAGGTGCTGGATGCCTTGAGGCAGCGGATGAACGAACAGGTTGTCGATCCGAGTGAAGGCATTCGTTTTTTGAAGGAACAGCTTCGCGACCTTCTCGATGAGCCGATTCAGTCCAGTGCTGTTGAAGTCCTCGCTCCTCAAAGGGATCGTTTGAACGTTTGGCTTTTGGTCGGTGTGAACGGAGTCGGTAAAACCACCACTCTCGGCAAGCTCGCCAATCTTGCCGTCCGTAGTGGTTATTCCGCTTTGATTGCTGCCGCAGACACCTTCCGTGCGGCGGCTGTTCAGCAAGTGCAGGTTTGGGGAGATCGCAGTGATGTGCCAGTTGTGGCCAATCCCTCAGCGAATGCGGATCCTGCAGCAGTGGTGTTTGATGCCATCGGCGCCGCCCGTTCGAAGGGCACTGATTTGGTTCTGGTAGACACGGCCGGTCGCCTACAGACCAAGCACAACTTGATGGAAGAGCTTGAAAAGATCCGCCGTGTGGTGGATCGTCTTGCTCCCGAAGCCCATGTGGAATCGCTGTTGGTGCTTGATGCCAGCCAGGGCCAGAACGGTTTGAAGCAGGCAATGGCGTTTGCCCGCGCAGCTGGGCTCACCGGTGTGGTGATCACCAAGCTTGATGGCACAGCCAGAGGAGGAGTGGCACTGGCTGTTGCCTCAGAAGCCAAGTTGCCGATTCGCTTTATTGGAGCTGGTGAGGGAATTCGCGACCTTCGTCCCTTCAACAGTTTTGAGTTTGTGGAGGCCCTCTTGGCATCGCGTTGATGCGTTTCGCATTGCGGCCTGATCAAGCTGAACTTGCTACGTTGCTGCATCTGCTGGGTGCTAAGCCGTGAGCAGCACACCTTCATGGCGACATCCGGCAACTCCTCAACGTGGAATCAATCAATCGTTGACGGCTACAGCCTCGCTCCGACAGTTGTTGGAGAGCATGTCGCGGGAGCAGCGTTCCAATCAGGAGCTGCTTGTGTCGCTTGGTTTTGCCTTGCGCAGCTTCAGCAACCTCAACCGCTTTTTGGAGCTGGTGCCGGTGGTGGCTGCCCGGCTTGTGGGGGTGCAGGGTTCATTGCTTGTCCCCTTTCAGGCCGACGGACGCCTTTGGCGTGACCAGCTGCAGATGCTTCCTGGTCCACGGACGGAGGCTTTATTGCAGGCGCTTGCTGCTCATGAGCCTGGGAACATCATCGGGTTTGGATCCGACGAAAGCCTTGTGCGAGCCCTGGATCGCTTGGTTCAGAGGCAGCTCGGTAGTGCGGGTCTGTTTGCAACGTCGTTGATTGCTCGTGGTCGCCCGAGAGGACGCCTCTATGTGTTCAATCCTTCGAACCCTCTCGCTTGGAGTGATGTCTATCGCCGACATGTGCAGTTGGTGGCTGACCTCACCGGGGTTGCGATTGAAAATGATTTGATGCTTCAGGAGGCCCGTCGTCATGAACGGGTTGATCGTCAGCTCAGCATCGGTGCGGACATTCAGGCTCAGCTGTTGCCCGATCACTGCCCTGTGATCGAAGGTGTTGATCTTGCGGCGCGTTGCCGGCCGGCCTTTCAAGTTGGCGGTGATTACTACGACTTCATTCCGACCCGTCCAGAACTGATCGGGCGCCGTAGGGAG
The window above is part of the Synechococcus sp. WH 8020 genome. Proteins encoded here:
- the purL gene encoding phosphoribosylformylglycinamidine synthase subunit PurL codes for the protein MTQSSHAVAAFDLGAALRQEGLNETDYSEIQRRLGRDPNRAELGMFGVMWSEHCCYRNSRPLLSGFPTEGPRILVGPGENAGVVDLGEGHRLAFKVESHNHPSAVEPFQGAATGVGGILRDIFTMGARPIALLNALRFGPLDEPATRGLVEGVVAGIAHYGNCVGVPTVGGEVAFDPSYQGNPLVNAMALGLMETDDIVRSGAAGVGNPVVYVGSTTGRDGMGGASFASAELSADSLDDRPAVQVGDPFLEKGLIEACLEAFQSGDVVAAQDMGAAGLTCSCSEMAAKGDVGVELDLDRVPAREKGMTAYEFLLSESQERMLFVVRSGREEQLMKRFRRWGLQAAVVGRVLEEPVVRVLQHGAVAAEVPARALAEDTPINKHELLSEPPDDIQTHWTWRESDLPSPAIDRDWNADLLRLLDDPTIASKRWIYRQYDQQVLANTVIRAGGADAAVVRLRPQQGDASLQTSQRGVAATLDCPNRWVALDPERGAIAAVAEAARNLSCVGAQPIAVTDNLNFPSPETPKGYWQLAMACRGLSQACRALGTPVTGGNVSLYNETRGDDGSLQPIHPTPVVGMVGLVEDLNRTGGLAWRQPGDLVVLLGVSTDEEGNESVGLAGSSYQGVVHGLLTGRPPSVDLELEIQVQALVRQAFAQGVLASAHDSSDGGLAVALAESALASGLGVDLNLPHRSARLDRVLFAEGGARIVVTVRAEQHSAWHALLISQEHQRVPVTEIGTVADHGCFRLAVGNHPVIDLAVETLREQYEQAVPRRLGAV
- the purF gene encoding amidophosphoribosyltransferase, which gives rise to MQNLETHPKSRRPVHQLEIERPDRMEEACGVFAVQALEQPVANLVYFGLYALQHRGQESAGIAVFNEGKVRLHKDMGLVSQVFDQDVLERMPGGLAVGHNRYSTTGSSKVCNAQPVVLMTRLGPFALAHNGNLVNASELRAQVDDGEVEFTSTTDSELIAYAVQQAVDGGLDWTEGIKAAASQCQGAFSLVIGTSDALYGLRDGYGIRPLVYGYLGDQDLGHWVLSSETCGLDIIGSPFVADVEPGELVVFRCGDPTPERHRWIEPTTRMCVFEMIYFARPDSRFFGESLYSYRQRIGQILARESAVEADLVIGVPDSGIPAAIGYSQTSGIPYADGLIKNRYVGRTFIQPTQAMREAGIRVKLNPLPDVLTGKRVLVIDDSIVRGTTSQKLVQALRDAGAIEVHMRISSPPVTHPCFYGIDTDTQDQLIAARLTLQEIEEHLKVDSLAYLSKEGMVEAAHAQSEHFCTACFDGNYPVPMDASIKASKLMLEPAGVAATNL
- a CDS encoding DNA gyrase/topoisomerase IV subunit A, whose amino-acid sequence is MAEERVQSIALHHEMQRSYLEYAMSVIVGRALPDVRDGLKPVQRRILFAMHELGLTPDRPYRKCARVVGDVLGKYHPHGDQAVYDALVRLVQTFSSRHPLLDGHGNFGSVDDDPPAAMRYTETRLARISHEGLLDEIGDDTVDFASNFDGSQQEPTVLPAQLPFLLLNGCSGIAVGMATSIPPHNLGEVVDGLIALVQNPDLSEDEVLKLIPGPDFPTGGEVLLGSGVRETYLRGRGSIPMRGVAHIEEVHPGKGKHRRNAVIVTELPYQLSKAGWIEKLAEHVNDGKIGGIADIRDESDREGMRVVVELRRDADPETVLTDLQRRTSLQSNFGAILLALVDGRPQQLTLRQLLQTFLDYRELTIIRRTNYALRKTEDRLEVVEGLTTALASLQQVIAMIQEARDAAKARASLMVHFDLSERQADAVLAMPLRRLTGLEQESLRKEADDLRKERQRLTLLLENRDQLLDALIQELRQLKKRFATPRRTRLVEGGDHLLAERAASQRPNAELQRRQALDALPSDSRLLIQDDGQVKIVSPQLLGRLHLNDPVPMGDEPSPAIISLPIQPPPRLLAVTVSGRVALVRWEFAGQQQGTLERFLPTALEGDEVVSLLPLPNPEDLATNETKSLGLLTSDGRFKRLPLKDIQELSGRAATVLKLKEGVSLKAALICQDGADVAVISDIGRILRLQAGETNLPVMGKLAQGPITMRLLPGEQLVTAIAGHAEGPTTILLASQTGRLHWLELTSIRSCKRGDLGEIGWELNSESTPGSERIAAACLADSLIGVVTSNGRHGRLNVNEQDQLTLKDNESILRLVPLIS
- a CDS encoding tetratricopeptide repeat protein; amino-acid sequence: MSAIGLCSAEPAKALIPYVFTPSPQELEGAGIGIGRTAAQLLRLGQPKEAARLAALAVRLQPNDERLWSVLAEAQLRSEQLDDAAGSLARAKSLNPTNAGLWFAEASLALRDNRPDDAIPLLDRGLKLDPKNATAYFDLGNARVMQSNQKQALKAFERATAIKPSFWEALNNQSLVLFEMGNTKEAIRRWRSVLTINANPEPMLALAAALNKVNPGDQESLKLAQKALAESPNYVLPGHQKKQLWGVKLRRATAELLNNPSLQNAVERAEANADPKSAI
- the queG gene encoding tRNA epoxyqueuosine(34) reductase QueG; the protein is MTSFSGQPQLSAALKERARLEGFDPVGIACLPGSSRLQMRTAALQRWLDAGFQAEMGWMAAPRRLDAKTLLDGARSLLAVGLNYYVSDSRQPNSLAIARYAWGRDYHRVVNQRLRRVGRWLETQRPDSRWRVCVDAEPLLDKAWAEEAGLGWIGKHSNVIHPQRGSWMVIGHLLSTEDLVADQPAQPRCGRCRACMDACPTEAIREPFVVDSRRCIAYHTIENRDQQLPDLIKAGMGPWVAGCDICQDVCPFNQTELPSSQDPEVQPRPWILDLSAAQVEQWDPSTWDQKLRGSALRRIKPWMWRRNAASAKSVDPPTVSTSEIR
- a CDS encoding HpsJ family protein — translated: MSASPSGSQSLRLSFVLRWLGITLVVLLALQMAVLLSAADWADGVFKQLLIERLVNQAPMGLIGLLLMLLGSRLDQPESARPPIRWFVCVISALLAILMIVVVPVSISGNQNLSGESDQTLEQQKGQLEMARQQSANPENVKMLGSQLTQAGQLPADASEEDQVKAAQAFIDKQLAQMEQQIQQGERQRNLAVNQRRFGGTVSAVILAVAFVLLALAAVI